From Mus musculus strain C57BL/6J chromosome 8, GRCm38.p6 C57BL/6J, a single genomic window includes:
- the Defa24 gene encoding alpha-defensin 24 precursor, translating to MKTLILLSALVLLAFQVQADPIQNTDEETKTEEQPGEEDQAVSVSFGDPEGASLQEESLRDLVCYCRARGCKGRERMNGTCSKGHLLYMLCCR from the exons ATGAAGACACTaatcctcctctctgccctcgtCCTGCTGGCCTTCCAGGTCCAGGCTGATCCTATCCAAAATACAGATGAAGAGACTAAAACTGAGGAGCAGCCAGGGGAAGAGGACCaggctgtgtctgtctcttttggAGACCCAGAAGGCGCTTCTCTTCAAGAGGAAT CATTGAGAGATCTGGTATGCTATTGTAGAGCAAGAGGCTGCAAAGGAAGAGAACGCATGAATGGGACCTGCAGTAAGGGTCATTTATTGTACATGCTCTGCTGTCGCTGA